The proteins below come from a single Kitasatospora sp. NBC_00315 genomic window:
- a CDS encoding Asp23/Gls24 family envelope stress response protein yields MPDTPTPNALHKNTAAGTANPSTGSSGGSNPSAERGRTALAVGVVEKIAGMAAREVSGIHALGSGLSRTFGAMRDKVPGNKSSMGRGIKAEVGEKQTAIDIALVVEYGVVIPRLATQVRENIISAVERMTGLEVVEVNIAVNDVHLPDEPDIDEDEEPVPSGQRPKLQ; encoded by the coding sequence ATGCCCGACACGCCGACGCCCAACGCGCTGCACAAGAACACCGCCGCCGGCACCGCCAACCCCTCCACCGGATCGTCGGGCGGATCGAATCCGTCCGCGGAGCGGGGACGCACCGCACTGGCGGTGGGAGTGGTGGAGAAGATCGCCGGCATGGCCGCCCGCGAGGTTTCCGGCATCCACGCCCTGGGCTCCGGACTGTCCCGCACCTTCGGCGCGATGCGCGACAAGGTGCCCGGCAACAAGTCGAGCATGGGGCGGGGCATCAAGGCCGAGGTCGGCGAGAAGCAGACCGCCATCGACATCGCCCTGGTCGTCGAGTACGGCGTGGTGATCCCCCGGCTCGCCACCCAGGTACGGGAGAACATCATCAGCGCGGTCGAGCGGATGACCGGTCTGGAGGTGGTGGAGGTGAACATCGCGGTCAACGACGTGCACCTGCCGGACGAGCCGGACATCGACGAGGACGAGGAGCCGGTGCCGTCCGGCCAGCGGCCCAAGTTGCAGTAG
- a CDS encoding helix-turn-helix domain-containing protein — translation MAETLKKGSRVTGAAREKLAADLKKKYDSGASIRALAEETGRSYGFVHRMLSESGVILRGRGGATRGKNKATAGAGS, via the coding sequence GTGGCCGAGACTCTGAAAAAGGGCAGCCGGGTAACCGGTGCCGCGCGTGAGAAGCTCGCGGCCGATCTGAAGAAGAAATACGACTCCGGAGCGAGCATTCGCGCGCTGGCGGAGGAGACCGGTCGCTCGTACGGCTTCGTGCACCGCATGCTCAGCGAGTCCGGAGTGATCCTCCGGGGCCGCGGCGGTGCCACGCGGGGCAAGAACAAGGCTACTGCTGGAGCTGGTTCCTGA
- a CDS encoding ABC-F family ATP-binding cassette domain-containing protein, producing the protein MISANALELRAGARVLIESASFRIAPGDRIGLVGRNGAGKTTLTKVLAGEGIPAGGSVTNSGQVGYLPQDPRTGDLDVLARDRILSARGLDTVLKKMRENEERMANGKGATRDKAMRKYSNLETEFLTKGGYAAEAEAATIAAALGLPDRILGQELHTLSGGQRRRVELARILFSDADILLLDEPTNHLDADSIAWLRDFLKTYKGGFIVISHDVELVETVVNKVFYLDANRAAIDIYNMGWKQYKQQREDDEKRRKRERANAEKKAATLNSQADKMRAKATKTVAAQNMARRAEKLLAGLEQVRVSDKVAKLRFPDPAPCGKTPLTAEGLSKSYGSLEIFTDVGLAIDRGSRVVILGLNGAGKTTLLRMLAGVESPDTGEVIPGHGLKIGYYAQEHETLDPERTVLENMRSSAPDTDLVQIRKILGSFLFSGDDVDKPAGVLSGGEKTRLALASLVVSSANVLLLDEPTNNLDPASREEILGALREFSGAVVLVTHDEGAVDALQPERIILLPDGVEDLWSPAYADLVSLA; encoded by the coding sequence ATGATTTCCGCGAACGCCCTCGAACTGCGTGCCGGCGCCCGCGTCCTGATCGAGTCCGCCAGCTTCCGGATCGCCCCCGGCGACCGGATCGGCCTGGTCGGTCGCAACGGGGCCGGCAAGACGACGCTGACCAAGGTGCTGGCCGGTGAGGGCATCCCGGCCGGTGGGTCGGTCACCAACTCCGGCCAGGTCGGCTACCTCCCGCAGGACCCGCGCACCGGCGACCTCGACGTGCTGGCCCGCGACCGCATCCTCTCGGCCCGCGGCCTCGACACCGTGCTGAAGAAGATGCGCGAGAACGAGGAGCGGATGGCGAACGGCAAGGGCGCCACCCGCGACAAGGCGATGAGGAAGTACTCCAACCTGGAGACCGAGTTCCTCACCAAGGGCGGGTACGCCGCCGAGGCCGAGGCCGCCACCATCGCCGCCGCCCTCGGCCTGCCGGACCGCATCCTCGGCCAGGAGCTGCACACCCTCTCCGGTGGCCAGCGCCGCCGGGTCGAGCTCGCCCGGATCCTCTTCTCGGACGCCGACATCCTGCTGCTCGACGAGCCCACCAACCACCTCGACGCCGACTCGATCGCCTGGCTGCGCGACTTCCTGAAGACGTACAAGGGCGGCTTCATCGTGATCTCGCACGATGTCGAGCTGGTCGAGACGGTCGTCAACAAGGTGTTCTACCTGGACGCCAACCGCGCGGCGATCGACATCTACAACATGGGCTGGAAGCAGTACAAGCAGCAGCGCGAGGACGACGAGAAGCGCCGCAAGCGCGAGCGCGCCAACGCCGAGAAGAAGGCCGCGACGCTCAACTCCCAGGCGGACAAGATGCGCGCCAAGGCGACCAAGACGGTGGCCGCGCAGAACATGGCCCGCCGCGCCGAGAAGCTGCTGGCCGGGCTGGAGCAGGTCCGGGTCTCGGACAAGGTCGCCAAGCTGCGCTTCCCGGATCCGGCGCCCTGCGGCAAGACCCCGCTGACGGCCGAGGGCCTGTCCAAGTCGTACGGCTCACTGGAGATCTTCACCGACGTCGGCCTGGCGATCGACCGCGGTTCGCGGGTGGTCATCCTCGGTCTCAACGGCGCCGGCAAGACCACCCTGCTGCGGATGCTCGCGGGCGTCGAGTCGCCGGACACCGGCGAGGTCATCCCGGGTCACGGCCTGAAGATCGGCTACTACGCGCAGGAGCACGAGACGCTCGACCCGGAGCGGACGGTGCTGGAGAACATGCGATCCTCGGCGCCGGACACCGACCTGGTGCAGATCCGCAAGATCCTCGGTTCCTTCCTCTTCTCCGGCGACGACGTGGACAAGCCGGCCGGGGTGCTCTCCGGTGGCGAGAAGACCCGGCTCGCGCTGGCCTCGCTGGTCGTCTCCAGCGCCAACGTGCTGCTGCTCGACGAGCCCACCAACAACCTCGACCCGGCCAGCCGGGAGGAGATCCTCGGCGCGCTGCGCGAGTTCAGCGGCGCCGTCGTGCTGGTCACCCACGACGAGGGCGCGGTGGACGCGCTCCAGCCGGAGCGGATCATCCTGCTGCCGGACGGCGTCGAGGACCTCTGGAGCCCGGCGTACGCGGACCTGGTCTCGCTGGCCTGA
- a CDS encoding enoyl-CoA hydratase/isomerase family protein — protein sequence MTTPATDPQAQPGEQDGVRLEIDGAVAHVTLCQPKRRNAQSPAMWRALAEAGRVLPGTVRVVVLRAEGVSFSAGLDRAMFTPEGIPGERNFLQLAAAEDKDVDDTIAGFQEAFTWWRRPDLISIAAVQGHAVGAGFQLALGCDLRVVADDVQFSMRETSLGLVPDLAGTKPLTELVGYARALEICVTGRWVGAEEAVATGLANLAVPAAELDAAVGDLAAALLAAPRNAVIETKALLQGAGSRSFDEQRSAERVAQARRMRDLAGIGD from the coding sequence ATGACCACTCCCGCCACCGATCCGCAGGCCCAGCCCGGGGAGCAGGACGGCGTACGACTGGAGATCGACGGCGCGGTCGCGCACGTGACGCTCTGTCAGCCCAAGCGTCGCAACGCCCAGTCGCCCGCGATGTGGCGGGCACTCGCCGAAGCCGGCCGCGTCCTGCCCGGTACCGTCCGGGTGGTCGTCCTGCGGGCCGAGGGCGTCTCCTTCTCGGCCGGCCTGGACCGCGCGATGTTCACTCCCGAGGGCATCCCCGGCGAGCGGAACTTCCTCCAGCTCGCCGCGGCCGAGGACAAGGACGTCGACGACACCATCGCGGGCTTCCAGGAGGCGTTCACCTGGTGGCGCCGCCCGGATCTGATCAGCATCGCGGCGGTCCAGGGGCACGCGGTGGGCGCCGGCTTCCAGCTGGCCCTCGGGTGCGACCTGCGGGTGGTCGCCGACGACGTCCAGTTCTCCATGCGGGAGACCTCGCTGGGCCTCGTGCCGGATCTGGCCGGCACCAAGCCGCTGACCGAACTCGTCGGCTACGCAAGGGCGCTGGAGATCTGCGTGACCGGCCGCTGGGTCGGCGCCGAGGAGGCGGTGGCGACCGGTCTGGCCAACCTCGCGGTGCCCGCCGCCGAGCTCGACGCCGCCGTCGGGGATCTCGCGGCCGCGCTGCTGGCGGCCCCGCGCAACGCGGTGATCGAGACCAAGGCGCTGCTCCAGGGCGCCGGCTCCCGCTCCTTCGACGAGCAGCGTTCGGCCGAACGGGTGGCACAGGCCCGGCGGATGCGGGATCTGGCCGGCATCGGCGACTGA